One segment of Niabella beijingensis DNA contains the following:
- a CDS encoding GxxExxY protein yields the protein MIAENDIATKVLDLCFKIHRQYGPGLFESVYEEILCYELTKTGLLFKRQQGIPVIHEEMKLEIGFRADLIVCEKVLFELKSIETFADIHYKQVLTYLKLTNLKLGVLINFNVSMLKNGIKRVVNKL from the coding sequence ATGATTGCCGAAAATGATATAGCAACCAAGGTATTGGATCTTTGCTTTAAAATTCATCGGCAATATGGACCGGGGTTATTTGAAAGTGTGTATGAAGAAATATTGTGTTACGAGTTAACAAAAACCGGTCTTTTATTCAAAAGGCAACAGGGAATACCAGTGATTCATGAAGAGATGAAACTGGAGATCGGTTTTAGGGCAGATCTTATTGTATGTGAAAAAGTGTTGTTCGAGTTAAAGAGTATAGAAACTTTCGCAGACATTCATTATAAGCAGGTGCTTACATATTTAAAGCTAACCAATCTGAAGCTTGGTGTGTTGATAAATTTTAATGTAAGTATGTTGAAGAACGGGATAAAAAGAGTTGTGAACAAATTATAA
- the nuoF gene encoding NADH-quinone oxidoreductase subunit NuoF translates to MSSRKLLLENAHIEGIRYYDVYRKNGGYRSVEKALKLSPDEVVEEVKKSGLRGRGGAGFPTGMKWSFIARPEGVPRHLVCNADESEPGTFKDRYLMEFIPHLLIEGLIVSSYALGSNVTYIYIRGEYAWIPDILEQAIAEAKANGFLGKNILNSGFDCEIYVQRGAGAYICGEETALIESLEGKRGNPRIKPPFPAVKGAWDRPTVVNNVETLAAVVPIINMGGEEYAKIGVGRSTGTKLISACGNINRPGVYEIDMTISVEEFIYSDEWCGGIKNGKRLKACIPGGSSVPILPANLLLKTAKGESRMMNYESLADGGFATGTMMGSGGFIVLDEDQCVVKHTYTLARFYRHESCGQCSPCREGTGWMEKLLLRLDQGQGKTSDIDLLWDIQGKIEGNTICPLGDAAAWPVAAAIRHFRDEFEWHVTHAAEAQQRNYGLAHYADPLPVAEPAVV, encoded by the coding sequence ATGAGCAGCAGAAAATTACTTTTAGAGAACGCACATATTGAAGGCATCCGCTATTATGATGTTTACCGTAAGAACGGCGGTTACCGTAGTGTGGAAAAGGCGCTGAAACTGTCGCCGGATGAAGTGGTGGAAGAGGTAAAGAAAAGCGGTCTGAGAGGACGTGGCGGTGCCGGTTTTCCAACCGGGATGAAATGGAGCTTTATCGCCAGGCCGGAGGGGGTACCCCGTCACCTGGTGTGTAATGCAGATGAAAGCGAGCCGGGTACGTTCAAAGACCGTTACCTGATGGAATTCATTCCGCATCTTCTTATTGAAGGGCTGATCGTATCCAGCTATGCACTGGGGTCAAATGTGACCTATATCTATATCCGGGGAGAATATGCATGGATCCCCGATATCCTGGAGCAGGCCATCGCCGAAGCAAAGGCCAATGGCTTCCTGGGTAAGAATATCCTTAACTCGGGTTTTGATTGTGAGATCTATGTACAGCGGGGCGCCGGAGCCTATATCTGTGGAGAGGAAACCGCCCTGATCGAATCCCTGGAAGGCAAGCGCGGCAACCCGCGTATCAAACCGCCCTTCCCGGCGGTTAAAGGCGCCTGGGACCGCCCTACCGTGGTCAACAATGTGGAAACACTGGCCGCCGTAGTGCCCATCATCAATATGGGAGGAGAGGAATATGCCAAAATAGGCGTGGGCCGGTCAACCGGAACAAAGCTGATCTCAGCCTGCGGCAATATCAACAGGCCGGGCGTGTACGAAATAGATATGACCATTTCCGTTGAGGAATTTATTTATAGTGATGAATGGTGCGGAGGGATCAAAAACGGCAAGCGGCTGAAGGCCTGCATTCCGGGCGGATCATCCGTGCCTATACTGCCCGCCAACCTGTTGCTGAAAACGGCAAAAGGAGAATCACGGATGATGAACTATGAAAGTCTGGCGGATGGTGGTTTTGCAACCGGTACCATGATGGGCAGCGGCGGATTTATTGTGCTGGATGAAGATCAGTGCGTGGTGAAACATACTTATACGCTGGCGCGGTTCTACCGTCATGAAAGTTGCGGTCAGTGCTCTCCCTGCCGTGAAGGAACCGGCTGGATGGAAAAATTATTGCTGCGCCTGGACCAGGGACAGGGTAAAACGAGCGATATCGATCTGCTCTGGGATATCCAGGGCAAGATAGAAGGGAACACGATCTGTCCGCTGGGCGACGCGGCCGCATGGCCGGTTGCTGCAGCGATCCGGCATTTCCGTGATGAGTTTGAGTGGCATGTGACCCATGCAGCGGAAGCCCAGCAACGGAATTACGGGTTGGCGCATTATGCGGATCCGTTGCCGGTGGCGGAGCCTGCGGTGGTCTAA
- a CDS encoding VOC family protein: protein MQAITPYLNFNGDAAEALDFYANAFNGQIVHKQTFGDTQADFPSPDSHKDKVMHALFNAGEMSFMVSDCAPGAEPVTSGSNVSLALNFTDEASITRAFEAVAAGGTITMPLQDTFWGAKFGMVTDKFGISWMFNYDKPKN, encoded by the coding sequence ATGCAGGCAATTACTCCTTATCTGAATTTTAACGGCGACGCGGCGGAAGCACTGGACTTCTACGCAAATGCCTTCAACGGGCAAATTGTGCACAAGCAGACATTCGGGGATACCCAGGCCGATTTCCCGAGTCCGGATTCGCATAAGGATAAAGTGATGCATGCATTGTTCAATGCCGGTGAAATGAGTTTTATGGTAAGCGACTGTGCGCCGGGGGCGGAACCGGTTACCAGCGGATCAAATGTAAGCCTGGCGCTGAATTTTACTGATGAAGCATCCATCACCCGGGCCTTTGAGGCCGTGGCAGCCGGAGGAACCATCACTATGCCGCTCCAGGATACGTTCTGGGGCGCGAAATTCGGGATGGTGACCGATAAATTCGGTATCAGCTGGATGTTCAACTACGATAAGCCCAAAAATTAG
- the nuoE gene encoding complex I 24 kDa subunit family protein — protein sequence MEQKIMTQFSQEQLEKVSQITARYPEGKQKSALLPVLHLAQEAFGWLSTETMDYVATLLQIEPIEVYEVATFYTMYNLKPVGKYVFEVCQTGPCMIQGSDDIIAYIGERLNIKPGETTEDGLFTLKTAECLGACGYAPMMQLGKFYKEHLTKEKVDAIIAECRSKASVNN from the coding sequence ATGGAGCAAAAGATAATGACACAGTTTTCTCAGGAACAATTGGAAAAAGTGAGCCAGATCACGGCGCGGTATCCGGAGGGTAAGCAAAAGAGCGCCCTGCTGCCGGTATTGCACCTGGCCCAGGAAGCGTTTGGCTGGCTGAGCACGGAAACAATGGACTATGTAGCAACATTGCTGCAAATAGAGCCCATTGAAGTGTATGAGGTGGCTACGTTTTACACGATGTACAACCTGAAGCCGGTGGGAAAATATGTATTTGAAGTGTGTCAGACCGGCCCCTGCATGATACAGGGAAGTGATGATATTATTGCCTATATCGGCGAACGGCTGAATATAAAACCCGGGGAAACCACGGAAGACGGGCTGTTTACACTGAAAACGGCGGAGTGCCTGGGCGCCTGTGGTTATGCGCCGATGATGCAGCTGGGCAAATTTTATAAAGAACATCTTACAAAAGAAAAGGTTGACGCCATTATTGCTGAGTGCAGAAGCAAGGCGTCCGTTAATAATTAA
- a CDS encoding NADH-quinone oxidoreductase subunit D, producing the protein MSDNVLLPSGSIEKQTTTLNLGPTHPATHGVFQNIIELDGEKIVAADSTVGYIHRAFEKIAERRPLYQITPLTDRLNYCSAPINNMGWHLTCEKLLKVQVPKRVDYLRVIIMELARITDHLICNSIMGVDSGAYTGFLYVMQYRELVYEIYEEICGSRLTTNIGRIGGFERDFTNTAFEKIERFLKEYPAVLKEFEDLFTRNRIFMERAIGAGPISAERALNYGFTGPNLRAAGVDYDVRVVAPYSSYEEFDFEVPVGSTGDSYDRFLVRNGEMWQSLRIIEQALRKLNDLKGEEATVYHADVPEYYLPPKKDVYTKMEALIWHFKIIMGEINMPAGEVYNAVEGANGELGFYFISDGGRSPYRLHFRRPCFIYYQAYAEMVKGAMLSDAIVVMSSMNLIAGEMDA; encoded by the coding sequence ATGAGCGACAATGTATTATTACCGAGCGGTAGTATCGAGAAACAGACAACCACACTGAACCTGGGTCCGACCCATCCGGCGACCCATGGTGTTTTCCAGAATATTATTGAGCTGGACGGTGAAAAAATTGTTGCAGCTGATTCTACTGTGGGCTATATTCACCGAGCCTTTGAAAAGATTGCGGAACGCCGCCCCTTATACCAGATCACGCCCCTTACAGACCGGCTGAATTATTGTTCCGCCCCCATCAATAATATGGGATGGCACCTTACCTGCGAAAAGCTGCTGAAGGTGCAGGTACCCAAACGGGTGGATTACCTGCGGGTAATTATTATGGAGCTGGCCCGCATCACGGATCACCTGATCTGTAATTCGATCATGGGTGTGGACAGCGGGGCCTATACCGGCTTTTTATATGTAATGCAATACCGCGAGCTGGTATATGAGATATATGAAGAGATCTGCGGCTCCCGGCTTACCACCAATATCGGCCGCATCGGCGGTTTTGAAAGAGACTTTACCAATACCGCGTTTGAAAAAATAGAGCGGTTTTTAAAGGAATACCCCGCAGTACTGAAAGAATTTGAAGACCTGTTCACCCGCAACAGGATCTTTATGGAGCGCGCCATCGGTGCGGGTCCCATCAGTGCGGAGCGGGCGCTGAACTATGGGTTTACGGGTCCCAACCTGAGGGCCGCAGGCGTGGATTACGATGTGCGGGTAGTAGCGCCCTACAGCAGTTATGAAGAGTTTGATTTTGAAGTACCGGTTGGTTCAACCGGTGATTCTTACGACCGCTTCCTGGTGCGTAACGGAGAAATGTGGCAGAGCCTCCGCATTATTGAACAGGCCCTGCGGAAACTGAATGACCTCAAAGGAGAGGAGGCTACGGTATACCATGCGGATGTGCCCGAATACTACCTGCCGCCCAAAAAGGATGTTTATACAAAAATGGAAGCCCTGATCTGGCATTTTAAGATCATCATGGGTGAGATCAATATGCCGGCAGGAGAGGTATATAATGCCGTGGAAGGGGCCAATGGCGAGCTGGGCTTTTACTTTATCAGTGATGGCGGACGTTCCCCTTACCGCCTGCATTTCAGACGCCCCTGTTTTATTTACTATCAGGCTTATGCCGAAATGGTTAAAGGAGCGATGCTGAGTGACGCAATCGTTGTAATGTCGTCCATGAACCTGATCGCAGGGGAAATGGATGCCTAA
- a CDS encoding NADH-quinone oxidoreductase subunit C — protein MALTNQYIKEKLEAKFGDQVTDFEEQYGLLSFRSGKEINLKVLNFLMEEPSLGFNFLTDLCGVHYPDNKGQEIAVVYHLHNMRENVRVRYKVFTDVSQPDVYTATGIFAAANWMERETYDFYGVNFIGHPNLKRILNVDEMDYFPMRKEYPLEDQSRVDKDDEMFGR, from the coding sequence ATGGCATTGACCAATCAATATATTAAGGAAAAGCTGGAGGCGAAATTCGGAGACCAGGTTACGGATTTCGAAGAGCAATACGGCTTGTTGAGCTTTCGGTCCGGTAAGGAAATCAACCTGAAGGTGCTGAACTTTCTGATGGAAGAACCTTCTCTCGGATTTAATTTTCTTACGGACCTCTGTGGTGTTCATTATCCGGATAATAAGGGTCAGGAGATCGCCGTGGTGTACCATCTTCACAATATGCGGGAGAATGTACGCGTGCGCTATAAAGTATTTACGGATGTCAGTCAGCCGGATGTATATACGGCCACCGGAATTTTTGCAGCGGCCAACTGGATGGAGCGGGAAACATATGATTTTTATGGGGTCAATTTTATTGGCCATCCCAATCTCAAGCGGATATTGAATGTGGATGAAATGGATTACTTCCCCATGCGCAAGGAATACCCGTTGGAAGACCAGAGCCGTGTGGATAAGGATGATGAGATGTTTGGCCGGTAG
- a CDS encoding NADH-quinone oxidoreductase subunit B, whose protein sequence is MRPVSYNIKKKPLEADISMAEMPEGHQGQGFFATTLDSVIGLARKNSLWPLPFATSCCGIEFMATMGATYDIARFGSERVGFSPRQCDLLMVMGTIAKKMGPVVKQVYLQMAEPRWVIAVGACASSGGIFDTYSVLQGIDQVVPVDVYVPGCPPRPEAILDGLMRIQDLVGKESLRRRNGEQYKALLDSYGIQ, encoded by the coding sequence ATGAGACCAGTATCATATAATATTAAGAAAAAACCGCTTGAGGCCGATATCAGCATGGCAGAAATGCCGGAAGGGCATCAGGGACAGGGTTTCTTCGCTACTACCCTGGACAGTGTCATCGGGCTGGCCCGCAAAAACTCCCTGTGGCCGCTGCCCTTTGCAACCTCCTGCTGCGGTATCGAATTTATGGCAACGATGGGGGCTACCTACGATATTGCGCGCTTTGGCAGTGAGCGGGTTGGCTTTTCTCCGAGGCAATGTGATCTGCTGATGGTAATGGGTACCATTGCTAAAAAAATGGGTCCTGTTGTGAAACAGGTGTACCTGCAAATGGCCGAGCCCCGCTGGGTGATTGCCGTTGGCGCCTGCGCCAGCAGTGGTGGGATCTTTGATACCTACAGCGTATTGCAGGGCATCGACCAGGTAGTGCCGGTAGACGTCTATGTGCCGGGCTGCCCTCCGCGGCCGGAAGCCATACTGGATGGCCTGATGCGGATCCAGGACCTGGTAGGAAAGGAAAGCCTCCGCCGGAGGAATGGTGAGCAGTATAAAGCATTATTGGATAGTTACGGCATACAATAA
- a CDS encoding NADH-quinone oxidoreductase subunit A, translating into MIVTLMGVTHLLGPKRKTADKLQNFASGIESHGEARQPIAIKYFLTAILFVLFDVEVIFFYPYAVNFKELGWSGFYAVLLFVAFFLCGFIYIVKRGALKWED; encoded by the coding sequence ATGATAGTTACCCTGATGGGTGTGACCCACCTGCTGGGCCCCAAAAGAAAGACTGCGGATAAACTGCAGAACTTCGCCAGCGGGATCGAATCCCATGGGGAGGCCCGCCAGCCCATAGCCATCAAGTATTTTCTCACGGCGATCCTCTTTGTATTATTTGATGTGGAAGTGATCTTTTTTTACCCGTATGCGGTAAATTTTAAAGAGCTTGGCTGGAGTGGATTTTACGCTGTATTGTTGTTTGTGGCCTTCTTTCTGTGCGGGTTCATTTACATTGTAAAACGGGGTGCATTAAAATGGGAAGACTGA
- a CDS encoding tetratricopeptide repeat protein, with protein MINKKIGLLALTAVLGAAAANAQSIQDGVKELYSGKVLGAKAIFEKQGDKPEATYWLVRTDIDNQDKAGAQQALDKALAAKPNDAWLLAAKGQLQLIDGKADEAKQSFEAALTASKGRKGNDPEILNAVGAAIAKEYNNIDKIGDINYAVQKLEEAKAETEKTKNNWLRADILTNLGDAYRKAKPGDGTLAFGAYSDAVTAEPSFAKAYLRNAMIFKSQKNYEVFQQNLDKAVAANPGYLPAYEELYLYKLGTRDNEGAKAIADKIIANSDPNPNNDYYKASTLYINKEYDQAIAVANGIIQKAGEQTKPNVYKVLAWSYVDKGDAKSALPFVEKYFEKVDKEDLDPLDYNLKATVYAATPGKEDQVMQAYEDGLKADTTVAGRVKMLQEAAKFFGDKKQFGLQGDMLNKIAEVKPEASLSVNDFWLAGNAYLQAKDYEKAWKDFDVMRTKYKHPYGYLMTFRSSSNFDSTNAKNIMVPDGEKLIEFSKTDTSAGAKSNLFTTATTLATYFVNVAGDKENGVKYLTIARDNTDDQGVKQQLQGYIDAVGKTPAKSQTGGTAAEAKDTTSTAPKKDSSGTAPQKQ; from the coding sequence ATGATCAACAAAAAAATCGGTCTTTTAGCACTTACAGCAGTTCTGGGGGCAGCGGCAGCAAATGCGCAGTCCATACAGGATGGTGTAAAAGAATTATACTCGGGAAAAGTGCTGGGAGCAAAAGCAATTTTTGAAAAGCAGGGCGATAAACCGGAGGCTACCTACTGGTTGGTACGCACAGATATTGATAATCAGGATAAAGCCGGTGCCCAGCAGGCGCTGGACAAAGCACTGGCGGCCAAACCCAATGATGCCTGGCTGCTGGCGGCAAAAGGCCAACTGCAATTGATTGATGGAAAGGCGGATGAAGCAAAACAAAGTTTTGAAGCAGCGCTTACTGCCAGCAAAGGCAGAAAAGGCAACGATCCCGAGATCCTGAATGCAGTAGGAGCGGCCATTGCCAAGGAATATAACAATATCGATAAAATCGGTGATATCAACTATGCGGTTCAGAAACTGGAGGAGGCAAAAGCCGAAACCGAAAAGACAAAGAATAACTGGTTGAGAGCCGATATCCTGACCAACCTGGGAGATGCTTACCGTAAGGCAAAACCCGGTGACGGTACCCTGGCATTTGGCGCCTACAGCGATGCGGTGACCGCAGAGCCCAGCTTTGCCAAAGCATATTTAAGAAATGCGATGATCTTCAAATCGCAGAAGAACTATGAAGTGTTTCAGCAGAACTTAGATAAGGCGGTAGCTGCCAATCCTGGCTATCTGCCAGCCTACGAAGAGCTGTATCTGTATAAGCTTGGGACAAGAGATAATGAAGGTGCAAAGGCAATCGCAGATAAAATTATTGCAAATTCGGATCCGAATCCAAACAATGATTACTACAAGGCTTCTACCTTATACATTAACAAAGAGTATGACCAAGCTATTGCTGTGGCCAATGGTATCATTCAGAAAGCAGGAGAGCAAACAAAACCTAATGTTTATAAAGTACTGGCATGGAGTTATGTAGATAAAGGTGATGCTAAATCTGCTCTTCCTTTCGTTGAAAAATACTTTGAAAAGGTAGACAAGGAAGATCTGGATCCCCTGGACTATAACCTGAAAGCCACTGTTTACGCAGCTACTCCGGGTAAGGAAGACCAGGTGATGCAGGCCTACGAAGACGGACTGAAAGCAGATACCACTGTGGCCGGTCGTGTGAAAATGCTGCAGGAAGCCGCTAAATTCTTCGGGGATAAAAAACAATTCGGATTACAGGGCGACATGCTGAACAAGATCGCCGAAGTAAAACCGGAAGCTTCGCTTTCTGTGAACGATTTCTGGCTGGCAGGGAACGCCTACCTGCAGGCAAAGGATTACGAAAAAGCCTGGAAGGATTTTGATGTAATGCGTACAAAATACAAACATCCGTACGGATACCTGATGACCTTCCGGTCCAGTTCTAATTTTGACTCCACCAATGCCAAGAACATAATGGTTCCGGATGGTGAAAAACTGATCGAATTTTCCAAAACAGATACTTCTGCAGGTGCTAAAAGCAACCTGTTCACCACGGCAACCACGCTGGCTACCTATTTTGTAAATGTGGCCGGAGATAAGGAAAATGGTGTGAAATACCTTACCATTGCACGTGACAATACAGATGATCAGGGTGTAAAACAACAGCTGCAGGGATATATCGACGCAGTAGGAAAAACCCCTGCCAAAAGCCAGACCGGTGGCACTGCGGCAGAAGCCAAGGATACTACCAGTACGGCACCTAAAAAGGATTCCTCGGGTACCGCACCTCAGAAACAATAG
- a CDS encoding PstS family phosphate ABC transporter substrate-binding protein yields the protein MRILRFVIWNCIIVSTLCACSSGNEKTQDFTDTPNKGSITISADESFKPIVDALIQVYESNNDSTHIRAVYKPESECMKDLFTDSIRMVIATVKLSEAQIRSVVDSLHVVVKQLPVARDAVAVIVPPSSRDTLLTMGEIRQILTGTYSKPLVPVLDGLSATSTVRFLLDSVLKGQKITPRAMGASTSDSVIHFVANNPDAIGFIGVSWIGNKDDAQQMSFLKKVKIVQLESTDKPGKYVLPVQANIYTSRYPMTRDLVYILKEGHRGLGTGFADFVGGEIGQLIFKRAYLMPGRRNFIVRPAQTKE from the coding sequence ATGAGGATATTGCGCTTCGTAATATGGAACTGTATCATCGTATCCACCCTGTGCGCCTGTTCTTCGGGCAATGAAAAAACGCAGGATTTTACGGATACCCCCAACAAAGGATCCATCACCATCAGTGCGGACGAATCGTTCAAACCCATTGTGGATGCATTGATCCAGGTGTACGAGTCCAATAATGACAGTACACATATCCGGGCAGTATACAAACCGGAATCCGAGTGTATGAAGGACCTGTTCACAGACAGCATCCGGATGGTGATCGCCACTGTTAAGTTGTCTGAAGCGCAGATAAGGTCGGTGGTGGACTCGCTGCATGTGGTGGTAAAGCAGCTGCCGGTGGCAAGGGATGCGGTGGCGGTGATCGTGCCGCCCTCCTCCAGGGATACATTGCTTACAATGGGGGAGATCCGGCAGATCCTGACCGGTACTTACAGCAAACCCCTGGTGCCGGTTCTGGACGGATTGTCGGCGACCAGTACGGTGCGGTTCCTGCTGGACAGCGTATTGAAGGGGCAGAAGATCACGCCCCGGGCCATGGGGGCCAGCACCAGTGACTCGGTGATCCATTTTGTGGCGAATAACCCGGATGCCATTGGTTTTATTGGGGTGAGCTGGATCGGGAATAAGGATGACGCACAGCAGATGAGTTTTTTAAAAAAAGTTAAAATTGTGCAGCTGGAAAGTACCGATAAGCCGGGAAAATACGTCTTACCGGTGCAGGCAAATATCTACACCAGCCGATATCCGATGACGAGAGACCTGGTTTACATATTAAAAGAGGGGCACAGAGGTTTAGGCACAGGGTTTGCAGACTTCGTGGGAGGAGAGATCGGACAGCTGATTTTTAAAAGGGCTTACCTGATGCCGGGACGGCGGAATTTTATCGTCCGGCCGGCCCAAACAAAAGAATAA
- a CDS encoding polysaccharide deacetylase family protein, with translation MYFIKTPWWLKKVYTRYLWDIPVAEKKIFLTFDDGPHPTATPFVLQQLRAYKAKATFFCLGKNVVAEQELYQKLLAEGHRVGNHTHNHLNGWKTDTGTYLENIRKAAESIDSGLFRPPYGRIRRKQGRLLLQGGAGRAFKIVMWDVLSGDFDRKLAPRRCLQHVLKSAQSGSIVVFHDSEKAFPNLSFVLPRMLEHFSEKGFLFEAVPQSSVE, from the coding sequence ATGTATTTTATAAAAACCCCCTGGTGGCTGAAAAAAGTCTACACGCGTTACCTTTGGGATATCCCGGTTGCAGAAAAAAAGATTTTTTTAACATTTGATGACGGTCCGCACCCTACAGCCACGCCATTTGTACTGCAGCAATTACGGGCCTATAAGGCAAAAGCTACTTTTTTCTGCCTTGGTAAAAATGTGGTCGCAGAACAGGAGCTCTACCAAAAACTCCTGGCAGAAGGGCACCGGGTGGGCAACCATACCCATAACCACCTGAACGGCTGGAAAACGGATACCGGTACCTACCTGGAAAATATCCGGAAAGCCGCGGAAAGTATTGATTCCGGCCTGTTCCGGCCCCCTTACGGGCGCATCCGGAGAAAACAGGGCCGCCTGCTGCTGCAGGGTGGCGCCGGCCGGGCATTTAAAATAGTGATGTGGGATGTGCTGAGCGGGGATTTTGACCGGAAACTCGCACCCCGGCGATGCCTGCAGCATGTATTAAAAAGCGCGCAGAGCGGCTCGATCGTTGTCTTTCATGACAGTGAAAAGGCATTTCCCAACCTGTCGTTTGTGCTCCCCCGCATGCTGGAGCATTTTTCTGAAAAAGGATTTTTGTTTGAAGCGGTACCGCAATCATCAGTTGAATAA
- a CDS encoding TatD family hydrolase, protein MLIDTHSHIYSKEFDADRTEMLRRAFDAGIAPILMPAIDSETHAAMLQLEADYPGRCISMIGLHPVSVKEDFREELKQIEQLLTRRPFVAIGETGLDFYWDLTFKEQQVAAFEQQIEWALAYQLPIVIHSRESTDDCLEIIKKFTPKGLKGIFHCFGGTLTQAQAITDQGFYLGIGGVLTFKKSGLDQVLKQLPLDQIVLETDAPYLAPVPFRGKRNEPAYLLQVAQKLAEVKEMDLAGIAAATTANAKKLFAL, encoded by the coding sequence ATGCTGATCGATACCCATTCCCATATATACAGTAAAGAATTTGATGCCGACCGTACAGAAATGCTCCGACGGGCTTTTGATGCCGGTATTGCTCCCATACTGATGCCGGCGATCGACAGCGAGACTCATGCGGCAATGCTGCAGCTGGAGGCGGACTATCCGGGCCGTTGCATCAGCATGATCGGCCTGCACCCGGTTTCCGTAAAAGAAGACTTCAGGGAAGAACTGAAACAGATCGAGCAGTTGCTGACCCGGCGTCCGTTTGTTGCCATCGGGGAAACGGGACTCGATTTTTACTGGGACCTTACCTTTAAAGAACAACAGGTTGCAGCCTTCGAACAACAGATCGAATGGGCCCTTGCCTACCAGCTCCCTATTGTTATCCATAGCCGGGAATCCACTGACGACTGTTTGGAAATCATCAAAAAATTCACTCCCAAAGGGTTAAAAGGTATTTTTCACTGTTTCGGTGGCACACTTACCCAGGCGCAGGCCATCACCGACCAGGGTTTTTACCTGGGTATCGGCGGCGTACTGACCTTTAAAAAATCCGGGCTGGACCAGGTTCTGAAACAATTGCCGCTGGATCAGATCGTACTGGAGACCGACGCCCCTTACCTGGCCCCGGTTCCTTTCCGCGGAAAGCGGAACGAGCCGGCCTATCTGTTGCAGGTAGCTCAAAAACTGGCTGAAGTAAAGGAGATGGACCTTGCCGGAATTGCTGCAGCTACTACGGCCAATGCAAAAAAATTATTCGCTTTATAG
- a CDS encoding RNA polymerase sigma factor, whose amino-acid sequence MVQVQFLEHIEAHQGILHKICNLYRDSKEDREDLFQEIVFQLWKAFPTFQGNSKISTWIYRIALNTAIAVFRKKRPAVEYPAVLPDWYEEVPSEELEQRQERLFVALKQLDDGEKAIITLYLEELTYQQIADIIGINENYVGVKLNRIKNKIQKLLIK is encoded by the coding sequence ATGGTGCAAGTACAGTTTTTAGAGCATATCGAAGCACATCAGGGAATCCTTCATAAGATCTGTAACTTATACAGAGACAGCAAGGAAGACCGGGAAGACCTGTTTCAGGAAATTGTTTTTCAGCTTTGGAAAGCGTTTCCCACTTTTCAGGGCAATTCTAAAATAAGTACCTGGATCTATCGTATTGCATTGAATACAGCAATAGCAGTATTTCGTAAAAAAAGACCAGCAGTTGAATATCCGGCTGTTTTACCCGATTGGTACGAAGAAGTACCCAGCGAGGAACTGGAACAACGGCAGGAGCGCCTATTCGTTGCCCTGAAACAACTGGATGATGGTGAAAAAGCGATTATAACATTGTATCTGGAAGAATTGACTTATCAGCAAATAGCAGATATAATCGGAATAAATGAAAATTATGTGGGCGTAAAGCTCAACAGGATAAAAAATAAAATTCAAAAATTATTAATAAAATAG